In Candidatus Manganitrophus noduliformans, the genomic stretch CGGCCTTCGGAAACGAGCGCTGCGCCAAGCCGCCCGCGAGCTCCTCTTGGCGCAGGCTTCGGACTGGGCTTTTATCATGAAGACCGGAACGTCCGTTCCGTATGCCGTCAAGCGAACCTACGATCACCTCTCCCGCTTTACCCGGCTCTATGAAGAGATTTCATCGGAGCGGATTCATGAAATTGCGCTCAAAGAGATCGAAGAAAAAGACAACCTCTTCCCGGAGATCGACTATCGGCTTTATGCAGGCGCTTAGGTGTTCCCCCTGCTTGCGAAGAGAATATCGTCCGGTTAAGATAGGGGTATCAGCGTGGATCGCGGATCTGGAGATTTCATGGAACAGGCGATAGAAACGCTCAAGGGAAAATTGCTGATCGCAATGCCGATGCTTAACGATCCCAACTTCCGGCAGTCGGTGATCCTGATGTGCGAGCATGGACCGGAAGGGGCGTTGGGATTGATCATCAACCGCCCGACGGAAGTGGCGGTCTCGACGTTGATCGAAGATTTTCCTAAGCTGGCCGGCGGCGAGTGGGTTTACGCCGGCGGCCCCGTGGCGAAAAACGGAATGTTGATACTCTGCCGGGGCGATGCAACGCTCGAAAATCACAG encodes the following:
- a CDS encoding YqgE/AlgH family protein, which encodes MEQAIETLKGKLLIAMPMLNDPNFRQSVILMCEHGPEGALGLIINRPTEVAVSTLIEDFPKLAGGEWVYAGGPVAKNGMLILCRGDATLENHSVLEDVYLAKDLDELKTPGALGPDGEIRCCLGYAGWAPGQLEGEMSSGAWRTLPADAALIFDADPTLIWPQMMRRFGPEWAFYATMPFDPNLN